Proteins encoded in a region of the Oryctolagus cuniculus chromosome 10, mOryCun1.1, whole genome shotgun sequence genome:
- the ZNF35 gene encoding zinc finger protein 35 yields MTAELREAMALTPWGLVKVKEEEEEAAAYGSQACSEQGRSEHGPVCAPAEGPPPGPDVSEEDKGQNMFWDMAVVLKATRDPPAASPLGGCSLPGTLCKSEILETQGNTNSLGAETKHLQLLVPKTEICEEAEDPLIGTVRLQRADSPGPELGEACEQGAVLKRQRIKREKRDFGQVTVKDCHLLESFKEEEDQKLKKPRGKHSLSSGPAGNQKVQPGQKPFTCSVCGKGFSQSANLVVHQRIHTGEKPFECHECGKAFIQSANLVVHQRIHTGQKPYVCSKCGKAFTQSSNLTVHQRIHSLEKNFKCSECEKAFSYSSQLARHQKVHITEKCYECNECGKTFTRSSNLIVHQRIHTGEKPFACNDCGKAFTQSANLIVHQRSHTGEKPYECKECGKAFSCFSHLIVHQRIHTAEKPYDCSECGKAFSQLSCLIVHQRIHSGDLPYVCNECGKAFTCSSYLLIHQRIHNGEKPYTCSECGKAFRQRSSLTVHQRTHTGEKPYECAKCGAAFISNSHLMRHHRTHLVE; encoded by the exons ATGACCGCGGAATTGAGAGAGGCCATGGCCCTCACCCCCTGGGGCCTCGTGaaggtgaaggaggaggaggaggaggcggcggcctaCGGGAGTCAGGCATGCAGTGAGCAGGGGCGCTCTGAGCACGGCCCTGTCTGTGCCCCAGCAGAGGGGCCTCCCCCGGGCCCTGATGTGTCAGAAGAGGACAAG GGTCAGAACATGTTCTGGGACATGGCTGTGGTCCTGAAAGCAACGCGAgatccacctgctgcttcccccctCGGTGGTTGCTCCTTGCCTGGGACTCTGTGCAAGAGCGAGATCCTGGAGACGCAGGGCAACACGAACTCCCTGG GTGCTGAAACAAAGCACCTGCAGTTACTGGTTCCAAAAACTGAGATCTGTGAGGAAGCTGAGGATCCCCTCATCGGAACAGTGAGACTCCAGAGAGCCGACTCGCCAGGACCTGAGTTAGGAGAAGCCTGTGAACAGGGCGCCGTGTTAAAGAGGCAGAGAATTAAGAGGGAGAAGCGGGATTTCGGACAGGTGACAGTGAAGGACTGTCACTTACTGGAAAGCTTCAAGGAAGAGGAAGACCAGAAGCTTAAGAAACCCCGGGGGAAGCAcagcctcagctctggccctgccgGAAACCAGAAGGTGCAGCCCGGGCAGAAGCCTTTCACGTGCAGTGTGTGCGGGAAGGGCTTCAGCCAGAGCGCGAACCTGGTCGTGCACCAGCGGATCCACACCGGGGAGAAGCCCTTTGAGTGTCACGAGTGCGGGAAGGCCTTCATCCAGAGCGCAAACCTCGTCGTGCACCAGCGGATCCACACCGGACAGAAGCCTTACGTTTGCTCAAAGTGCGGGAAAGCCTTCACGCAGAGCTCCAATCTGACCGTGCATCAGAGAATCCACTCTTTAGAAAAAAACTTCAAGTGCAGTGAGTGTGAGAAAGCCTTCAGTTACAGCTCGCAGCTGGCGCGGCACCAGAAGGTACACATTACAGAAAAGTGTTACGAGTGCAACGAGTGTGGGAAAACGTTTACGCGGAGCTCCAACCTCATCGTGCACCAGCGCATCCACACCGGGGAGAAGCCCTTTGCCTGTAACGACTGCGGCAAAGCTTTCACCCAGAGCGCAAACCTCATTGTCCATCAGCGGAGCCACACTGGTGAGAAGCCATACGAGTGTAAGGAGTGCGGGAAAGCCTTCAGCTGTTTCTCCCACCTCATTGTGCACCAGAGAATCCACACGGCCGAGAAACCGTATGACTGCAGCgaatgtgggaaggccttcagccAGCTCTCTTGCCTTATCGTCCATCAGAGGATTCACAGCGGGGATCTTCCGTACGTGTGTAACGAATGCGGCAAGGCCTTCACGTGTAGCTCATACCTGCTCATTCATCAGAGGATCCATAATGGGGAGAAGCCGTACACGTGTAGTGAGTGTGGCAAGGCCTTCCGGCAGAGGTCGAGCCTCACTGTGCACCAGAGAACCCACACTGGGGAAAAGCCCTATGAATGTGCGAAGTGTGGCGCCGCCTTCATTTCCAACTCGCACCTCATGCGACATCACAGAACCCACCTGGTCGAGTAA